The DNA sequence CGGTGCGAACGCCTCGACGATGACCCGCGAAATTCCGCCGTCTTTGGCATCCCTGCGTCCGGTCTGCGCCTCCTTCCAAGCCTTTTCAAGATCGCTGTCCGAACGTAATACAGATTGTCCGTGTCCGGAAGAACTCATGACCGGCTTTACTACGCACGGATAGCCGACGGTTTGTGCGCCGGCTTTGAATTCGTCGAACGAACCGGCGAAACGGTATGGCGTGGTCGGCAGACCCAGCGTTTCATGCATCAAGGTTCGTAAAGCCTCGCGGTCCATGCAGATCGCCGCGATACGGGAGCTGGGCACCACCTGAACGCCGTTTGAGGCCGCTTCGGCCAATCCCGCGGTTGCGATGGCCTCGATTTCCGGAATGATGATGGAAGGGCTGACTTTTGCAATCAAATTGCTTAACGCCGTAGGATCGGTCATGTCCAGCACATGGCTTTCCTGCGCGATTTGCATGGCCGGTGCGTGCTCGTAACTGTCGGCGGCAACGACGAACGCGCCAAGTCTGGTCAGCTCGATGGCGATTTCGCGTCCCAATTCCCCCGAGCCCAGAAGCAGCACTCGCGTTTGGTGGTTTGCAGCGGGATTGCCAAGCGGATAGTTGGCGGAAGATGATGCAGTTTCAGCGCTCATAATTTCATTGTCGCATGGGATGACCCCGAAGCAGGTCAATGTTCGATGGATATTGATGGATTGTGAGGTTCGCAATGCTGATTTTTGAAGACGTCATTAAGATTTTGGCCATTAACGGATTGGAATGAAACCGAAAATGCATCAATTAAATAACCAAGAATGGCATTGAGCCAACGCGAAATTCGCTTGACGTGTTTCGGTAGCCGTGAATCACTCGACAGCGTTAGGATTGAACCATGCCAGATTCCCGAAACGCTGCAGGCGAGGCCGACAATCCACTGACCATTGCACTGGTCGTGGATTCGGTCGGCAACAGGGGCAATGGCACTTCCAATTCGGCGTTGCAATATGCCAAAGAGCTTGAGCGACAAGGACACCATGTCAGGCTGGTCGGCGTAGGTGCGCCGGACTATCCGGTCGAGGTCCACCATCTGCCGTTCGTTTCATGGCTTGCGGCAAAACAGCAGATGCAGTTTGCGCAGCCTGATGATGTGGTTTTCCGGCGGGCATTCGAGGACGTCGACGCGGTGCATATCTACATGCCGTTCAAGTTCGGCAGGCGTGCGCTGGCCATTGCGCGTTCGATGGGCATTCCGGTAACCGCAGGCTTCCACCTCCAACCGGAAAACGTCACGTATTCGGCCGGTCCGTTGCGTTATATCCCCGGTATTCCGTCGCTGATCTACTACCTGTTCGATTTCTGGTTGTATCGGCATGTCGGCCATATTCACACTCCGAGCCAGATGATTGCCCGTCAGCTACGCGCCCACGGTTATCATGCGCGACTGCACGTTATCTCCAACGGATATTCGAGCCGTTTCCATCCTGCGCAAGCCGAATCTAATAATGAAGAAGATGATGAATGCGACCAGCACAGTAGAACAAGTGCTGATATTAGAACTTTGGATGGAGGTATAAGTGAACGCCATAACAGCGATCTAGCTGGTGTCGACAAAGACGACAGCGCGGAGATCGTGGTCCAGGATTCTCATGGAACTCGACCCATGTTTTCGAAAAGGCGTGTTTCCTTGGCCGCGGCGCCTGAAGTTCAAGACTCTCATGGTTCTCAGCGTGCGTTCCGTATCATCGCTTCGGGGCGACTTACCCACGAAAAGGACCACGAGACGCTGATTCGTGCCATCGCGTTAAGCAAGCATGCCTCTCAAATCGATCTGACCATCTGCGGCACCGGCCCGTTGCAATTCCGTCTACGGCGACTTGCCAGGCGGCTGTTGCCCCGGCCTGCGCATATCGGCTTCCATGCCAATGAAGATATGCCGAACCTGTTGCGGCAGGCCGATTTGCTGGTTCACCCTTCCATCGTCGACATCGAATCGCTCAGTGTGCTCGAAGGCATCGCCTCCGGTCTGGTGCCGGTTATCGCCGATTCGCCGCTTTCGGCCGCCAGCCAGTTCGCGCTGACCGATTCCTCGGTTTCCCCGGCTCGCAATGCCAAGGCGCTCGCGCGTCGCATCGATTGGTGGATCGAACATCCGCAAGAGCGTGCACAGTGGGGGCCAAGATACGCACAGGAAGCACGCGAGAAATACGCGTTGCCGCAGTGCGTCCGTCAATTCGTTGTGATGGAGCGTGAAGCCATCGCCGACGCCCGGCGTCAATAGACAGACATCCATGTTAGTGCGACGAAAAGCACGGAAAAAGATGAAAAAGCGTGCTTTTGGTCGCGGTATGGATTTCGGCGCGACGAAAAGCATGAAAAATCCTGCTTTTTGTCGCACTAGTTCATGAATCTGCGACACAAAGCAGGATGATCAGCAGCTTCAGCAGATGTTACAGCAGCGCGATGAGCTGGTCGGTGTGCTCCTGGGTTGTCGCCCAGCTGGTGCAGATGCGCATCACCGAATGCGTGTCGTCGTACTTCTCGAGGAAGCCCATGGCGACCTGCGGGGAAAGACGGTTGATGGTCGGTTGATCCATCGCCACAAAGATTTGGTTGGTCATATTCGGATATACAAGCTGATAGCCCTTGGCCTTGAGCGCCGTGCGAATCTGATCAGCCATTACGTTGGCATTTCTGGCGATCTTCGTGTAAAGCCCGTCGGTAAACAGCGTGTCGAACTGCAGACCGAGTAGCCAACCCTTGGCCAATAGCGCGCCATGCTGCTTGATCTGCGTGAGGAAATGCTTGGGCGTGTTGTGCTTGGTGAAGACGACCGCCTCTCCGAACAGGGCTCCGACTTTGGTGCCGCCGATATAGAAAACGTCGGCGATGCGTGCGATGTCTTCAAGCGTCAGGTCGTTGCCGGCGGCGGTGAGCCCGTAGCCCAGGCGCGCTCCGTCAAGGAAGAGCGGCATATCGTATTTGTGCGCGACTTCGGCGATGGCCGTGAGTTCCGCCTTGGTATACATCGTGCCGTATTCGGTGGGGTGCGAGACATAGACGCAACCGGGGAAGACCATATGGGTGTAGTTGCCATCGGCATAGAAATCCTTGCAGTATTGGTCTAAATCGGCCGCGTCGATCTTGCCTTCATGGCTTGGTAGCGTGAGCACTTTGTGCCCGGTCGATTCCACGGCTCCCGCCTCATGGACGTTGATGTGTCCGTTAGTCGCGGCGACTGCGCCGGCGTAGGCCGGGGTTATGGTGTCGATAACCGTCTGATTGGCCTGCGTGCCGCCGACGAGGAACCAGACATCGGCGTCCGGGCATCCGCAAGCCTGGCGGATCTTTTCTTTGGCGGAATCGCAATACTTGTCCGATCCATAGCCAGGCAGCTGCTCCATATTGGTCTCGGCCATTCGCTTGAGGATTTCGGGATGGGCGCCTTCCGTGTAATCACTGGTGAAATCCAGCATGTTGCTCCTTAATTCGCGTATGAGGATATGCCCCACCATAATCCCACCGGTGGTTATGAAGGACGGAAATGTGCGATTTGTGGAAAACCTGGTTTCGTTTTTATAAAGGTAAAAGGGATGTCGGCAATCGAAGTGCGAACACCCCTTTTGTTCAGGATTGGACTTGTCCGAACGGTAGAAGCGACGAAGGCTGCAAGTCTGAATTTGTGTTATTTGTTTGTTTCCGTTGCCGTGGTGATGCCGCGTTCGTCGTTCATGGTCGCGAAATTGAGTCCGATGAGGATACCGCCGCCCACGAGGTTGCCGAGGATGGCCACCACGATCACCAGGATCGCCTTCCACGCGTTGATTACCCCATACATACCGAGGATGAGGAACATCGCGGAATCGGCCACGGAGTGTTCGAAGCCGCAGAAGGTGAAGACCAGCACCGCCACCACCATGATGATGCACTTGGTGAAATCGTTGGAAAGCTTGCCGTTATAGACCATGAGCATGGCGATGTTGATGCAGAAGTTGCAGAAGATCGCGCGCACGAAGAGGTCGCCGATCCCGTCCGCGGAGTTGAGATAGTTGAGTTTGGTGTTGGCCG is a window from the Bifidobacterium sp. ESL0745 genome containing:
- the purT gene encoding formate-dependent phosphoribosylglycinamide formyltransferase, with protein sequence MSAETASSSANYPLGNPAANHQTRVLLLGSGELGREIAIELTRLGAFVVAADSYEHAPAMQIAQESHVLDMTDPTALSNLIAKVSPSIIIPEIEAIATAGLAEAASNGVQVVPSSRIAAICMDREALRTLMHETLGLPTTPYRFAGSFDEFKAGAQTVGYPCVVKPVMSSSGHGQSVLRSDSDLEKAWKEAQTGRRDAKDGGISRVIVEAFAPLDYELTMLTVSSGAGIVVCSPIGQRQEDGDYRESWQPAQVEPNTLEKAQDIARKAVGGLVGIAHKDGEHGWGVFGVELFVLKNGEVLFNEVSPRPHDTGMVTMISQHLSEFALHARAILGIPVTETSVALGLKNGEVAASHAVVVTGNGEVTFTDIPQALSQPDTDLRIFGKPMVNGHRRMAVTLAIGRDETEARDSAAKTAERLNLAIS
- a CDS encoding glycosyltransferase; the encoded protein is MPDSRNAAGEADNPLTIALVVDSVGNRGNGTSNSALQYAKELERQGHHVRLVGVGAPDYPVEVHHLPFVSWLAAKQQMQFAQPDDVVFRRAFEDVDAVHIYMPFKFGRRALAIARSMGIPVTAGFHLQPENVTYSAGPLRYIPGIPSLIYYLFDFWLYRHVGHIHTPSQMIARQLRAHGYHARLHVISNGYSSRFHPAQAESNNEEDDECDQHSRTSADIRTLDGGISERHNSDLAGVDKDDSAEIVVQDSHGTRPMFSKRRVSLAAAPEVQDSHGSQRAFRIIASGRLTHEKDHETLIRAIALSKHASQIDLTICGTGPLQFRLRRLARRLLPRPAHIGFHANEDMPNLLRQADLLVHPSIVDIESLSVLEGIASGLVPVIADSPLSAASQFALTDSSVSPARNAKALARRIDWWIEHPQERAQWGPRYAQEAREKYALPQCVRQFVVMEREAIADARRQ
- a CDS encoding aminotransferase class I/II-fold pyridoxal phosphate-dependent enzyme, with protein sequence MLDFTSDYTEGAHPEILKRMAETNMEQLPGYGSDKYCDSAKEKIRQACGCPDADVWFLVGGTQANQTVIDTITPAYAGAVAATNGHINVHEAGAVESTGHKVLTLPSHEGKIDAADLDQYCKDFYADGNYTHMVFPGCVYVSHPTEYGTMYTKAELTAIAEVAHKYDMPLFLDGARLGYGLTAAGNDLTLEDIARIADVFYIGGTKVGALFGEAVVFTKHNTPKHFLTQIKQHGALLAKGWLLGLQFDTLFTDGLYTKIARNANVMADQIRTALKAKGYQLVYPNMTNQIFVAMDQPTINRLSPQVAMGFLEKYDDTHSVMRICTSWATTQEHTDQLIALL